A single region of the Vagococcus teuberi genome encodes:
- the yajC gene encoding preprotein translocase subunit YajC, protein MKTVGIILLILLVILYVVVLPLAKKKYQQKQLVDMQSFLNELSVGDQVMMNSGIIGKISRIDEHIVHLKIAKDTIIRVDKHSLIGRYNEEK, encoded by the coding sequence ATGAAAACAGTCGGGATTATCTTACTCATACTGCTTGTCATACTTTATGTCGTTGTTTTACCCCTTGCAAAGAAAAAATATCAACAAAAGCAATTAGTCGATATGCAATCTTTTTTAAATGAATTATCAGTTGGTGACCAAGTCATGATGAATAGTGGGATTATTGGAAAAATTAGTCGAATTGACGAACATATTGTTCATCTAAAAATAGCTAAAGATACCATTATTCGAGTAGATAAACACTCACTAATTGGTCGATACAACGAAGAAAAATAA
- a CDS encoding hexose kinase, whose protein sequence is MIVSVTMNPSVDISYPLSTLVLDDINRCDKVRKTAGGKGLNVTRVIHQMEAEVISTGLLGGVLGEFIRENLSSEGIKHDFSNIQGDTRNCIAILHDNYQQTEILEAGPTISTEELTSFEETFLTLATSSDVATLSGSLPKGVSKDYYSRLLSLLSNTDIKVILDTSGESLKSALESPVKPYAIKPNSDELQALLGEEVSTDYTNLSDILSHSLFDGVPLIMVSLGKDGAFAKFDESFYRVEIPSIPVKNPVGSGDSTVAGLAIGLSKRKSIEDVLKYAMTLGMLNAMEDTTGCVDKTKFDDLFNQVNVYKL, encoded by the coding sequence ATGATTGTATCAGTAACAATGAATCCGTCCGTTGATATTTCTTATCCATTAAGTACATTGGTACTTGACGATATCAATCGTTGCGATAAGGTAAGAAAAACAGCGGGTGGTAAAGGATTAAATGTGACACGAGTGATTCATCAAATGGAAGCAGAAGTTATTAGTACTGGACTGTTAGGTGGCGTGTTGGGTGAGTTTATTCGAGAGAACCTATCGAGTGAAGGGATTAAGCATGACTTTTCCAATATACAAGGTGACACACGAAATTGTATTGCGATATTGCATGATAACTATCAACAAACAGAGATTCTAGAAGCAGGCCCAACTATTTCAACTGAGGAACTGACATCATTTGAAGAAACATTTTTGACATTGGCAACTTCTAGTGATGTTGCCACATTATCCGGCAGTTTACCAAAAGGGGTATCAAAGGATTATTACAGTCGCTTATTGTCATTGTTATCTAACACAGATATAAAGGTTATCCTCGATACATCAGGAGAAAGTTTAAAAAGTGCTTTAGAATCACCTGTTAAACCTTATGCGATTAAACCTAATAGTGATGAGTTACAAGCCTTATTAGGGGAAGAAGTATCAACTGATTATACTAATTTGTCAGACATTCTAAGCCATTCATTATTTGATGGTGTGCCATTAATCATGGTGTCATTAGGTAAAGATGGTGCATTTGCAAAGTTTGATGAGTCGTTTTACCGAGTAGAGATTCCTAGTATCCCAGTAAAAAACCCTGTGGGAAGTGGGGATTCAACTGTGGCAGGGTTAGCAATTGGTTTATCAAAGCGGAAATCAATTGAGGACGTGCTGAAATATGCGATGACATTAGGTATGTTGAACGCGATGGAAGACACAACGGGATGTGTTGATAAAACTAAATTTGATGATTTATTTAACCAAGTCAATGTCTATAAATTATAA
- the lacD gene encoding tagatose-bisphosphate aldolase, whose amino-acid sequence MKKISENKLARMTHLSTKDGIIAALAIDQRGALKRMLSEQGFNGDVEKAIVEFKELISEYLTPYSSSILLDPEYGLPASKVKVDDAGLLLAYEKTGYDATEPGRFPDLLPEWSALRLKEAGADAVKFLLYYDVDESDEINERKQAFVERIGSECVAEDMPFYLEVLTYDALIDDAKGKDYARVKPHKVNEMMKEFSKDRYQVDVLKVEVPVNMNYVEGFAKEATDVVYTKKEALNYFKEQSDSTHLPFIFLSAGVSAKLFQDTLYFAKEAESTFNGVLCGRATWKDSVEVFVKEGKKAAIEWLNTQGKQNMDELNEALNATASSWHNKLA is encoded by the coding sequence ATGAAAAAAATCAGTGAAAACAAATTAGCGCGTATGACTCATTTATCGACAAAAGACGGCATCATCGCGGCTCTTGCTATTGACCAACGTGGGGCATTGAAACGTATGTTGTCAGAACAAGGATTTAATGGAGATGTTGAAAAGGCGATTGTCGAATTTAAAGAACTTATTTCTGAATATCTAACCCCTTATTCTTCTTCGATTTTATTAGATCCAGAATACGGTTTGCCTGCTTCAAAAGTAAAAGTAGATGATGCAGGATTGTTATTAGCTTATGAAAAAACAGGATATGATGCGACTGAACCAGGGCGTTTCCCTGATTTATTGCCTGAATGGTCAGCACTTAGATTGAAAGAAGCAGGTGCAGATGCGGTGAAATTCTTGCTTTATTATGATGTGGATGAGTCTGATGAGATTAATGAGCGTAAACAAGCATTTGTTGAACGTATCGGGTCAGAATGCGTGGCTGAAGATATGCCGTTTTATCTTGAAGTATTAACTTATGACGCTCTGATAGATGATGCAAAAGGAAAAGATTACGCCAGAGTTAAACCGCATAAAGTCAATGAGATGATGAAAGAATTCTCAAAAGATCGTTATCAAGTGGATGTATTAAAAGTAGAAGTACCAGTGAACATGAATTATGTGGAAGGATTCGCTAAAGAGGCAACTGATGTAGTATACACAAAAAAAGAAGCGCTAAACTATTTCAAAGAACAAAGTGACAGCACACACTTGCCGTTTATCTTTTTAAGTGCAGGCGTGAGTGCGAAATTATTCCAAGACACGTTGTATTTTGCAAAAGAGGCAGAGTCAACATTTAATGGGGTTCTGTGTGGCCGTGCAACATGGAAAGATAGTGTCGAAGTATTTGTCAAAGAAGGAAAAAAAGCTGCTATTGAGTGGTTAAACACACAAGGTAAACAAAATATGGATGAGCTAAATGAGGCTCTAAATGCGACAGCTTCATCTTGGCATAATAAATTAGCGTAG
- a CDS encoding GntR family transcriptional regulator, protein MENKKQPLYGQLVDELKESIEKEHQAHDLLPSERELAEIHGVSRTTVRLALQELENLGFIYKKHGKGTFVSGVSDSILNLTGAYSFTEQMKSLGKEPSTKILEFLVVESNNYLSEQLGVHKGSQLVKIKRLRLADGEPMMLERTYLPYKRFEGLTSEMLEEKPMYDVFYDTYNQRIKYAEEEFYASIVSDKDAEYIEVPIGSAALNLVRKTVNQENEIIEYTLSVARADQFRYKVLHHKN, encoded by the coding sequence ATGGAAAATAAGAAGCAACCATTATATGGTCAACTAGTTGATGAATTAAAAGAATCTATTGAAAAAGAACATCAAGCACATGATTTATTACCATCAGAAAGAGAGTTAGCAGAGATTCACGGTGTTAGTCGAACAACCGTTAGATTAGCTTTACAAGAATTGGAAAATTTAGGGTTTATCTATAAAAAACATGGTAAAGGAACGTTTGTTTCTGGTGTATCAGATAGCATTTTAAACCTAACAGGAGCCTACAGTTTTACAGAACAAATGAAGTCTTTAGGAAAAGAACCCTCAACCAAAATTTTAGAATTTTTAGTTGTTGAAAGTAATAACTATTTAAGTGAACAACTGGGAGTACATAAGGGAAGTCAGTTAGTTAAAATTAAACGATTAAGATTAGCCGATGGGGAGCCAATGATGTTAGAAAGAACGTATCTACCATACAAACGTTTTGAAGGGTTAACAAGTGAGATGTTGGAAGAAAAGCCAATGTATGATGTGTTTTATGACACATATAATCAACGAATAAAATACGCAGAAGAAGAATTTTATGCCAGCATTGTGAGTGATAAAGATGCCGAATACATTGAAGTCCCAATAGGTTCAGCTGCCTTAAACTTAGTCAGAAAAACAGTGAATCAAGAAAATGAAATCATTGAATACACATTAAGTGTGGCAAGAGCCGATCAATTTAGATACAAAGTATTACACCATAAAAATTAA
- a CDS encoding heparinase II/III domain-containing protein, which translates to MKRTFFDKQEPNIMLMHANSQLLLENKFQFIHPYDMEPCRDIIAFVDGIDWTHVPFEDEEWNYMLNRQEYLLDLCLSFDISGDICYLQKGKDLVLDWITKNQTTENWRTIDTGIRLMYWEIMIRYLDQELLLRVSDNEKIKQSIYQQLNYLDDAYIEKYDLSNWGILIVAGFFIISHRASDMCESSVYQRMLSRLTHQLHLQVQPSGNHWEQSPLYFMEVLRSIVCIHQSDVLKDHPVQTLLEEKILSMYHFMPHFVTPEGTTILQGDTDEMRIADVMQTLSLLYQQSLPPLFANHVTVDYLLLYFSHREIDYSTWEKNITQCVDEKFPKIMTDHFTGNYYYHDDWHSTSSYAHLYNGPLGSGHGHLSLCHIDVTLGGDNILVDSGRLTYVESPLRYLLKEAPQHNTVVINSHSFGEVVDSWGFEAVPTSLSNRVYEDDCFWAVRSAYIDTQVNGDFKVVRTVLYIKELDSFIILDQVVDIGENAFSNMTRYFNLNPKIKARQEQDHVSLDIKNKRYYAYFSEESMHVEESFFAPTYNDLVVNEKIVVTSSQPTQYTVLTKYSNAVVKETTVQKTDNKLCSEEKCYGMAITIDGQEWLIYSMIEDTYSGHKLYKIDGHPVYGQFGVVKIDRNNEENYMRLF; encoded by the coding sequence ATGAAGAGGACATTTTTTGATAAACAAGAGCCAAATATCATGTTGATGCATGCGAATAGTCAGTTATTATTAGAAAACAAATTTCAATTTATTCACCCATATGATATGGAACCATGCCGTGACATTATTGCGTTTGTTGATGGCATTGACTGGACACATGTCCCATTTGAAGATGAAGAGTGGAATTATATGCTTAATCGTCAAGAATATTTACTAGATTTGTGTCTGAGTTTTGATATTTCTGGTGATATTTGTTATCTACAAAAAGGAAAAGACTTAGTATTAGACTGGATTACTAAAAATCAAACGACCGAAAATTGGCGAACCATTGATACAGGAATTCGTTTGATGTATTGGGAGATTATGATTCGCTATTTGGACCAAGAATTGTTACTCAGGGTGTCTGATAATGAAAAAATAAAACAGAGTATCTATCAACAATTAAACTATTTGGATGATGCCTATATCGAGAAGTATGATTTGAGTAATTGGGGAATATTGATTGTTGCTGGATTTTTTATCATCTCTCATCGTGCGAGTGACATGTGTGAGTCAAGTGTGTACCAACGCATGCTTAGTCGTTTAACACATCAATTACACCTACAAGTCCAACCATCTGGTAATCACTGGGAACAGTCGCCATTATATTTTATGGAAGTGCTACGAAGTATTGTGTGTATCCACCAAAGTGACGTACTAAAAGATCATCCCGTACAAACATTATTAGAAGAAAAGATTTTGTCTATGTATCATTTTATGCCACATTTTGTGACACCAGAAGGAACGACTATTTTACAAGGGGACACAGATGAGATGAGAATAGCTGATGTGATGCAAACTTTATCGCTACTCTACCAACAATCTTTGCCGCCGCTTTTTGCCAATCATGTAACGGTTGATTATTTACTTCTTTACTTTAGTCACCGCGAGATAGATTATTCAACATGGGAAAAAAATATAACTCAGTGTGTAGATGAGAAATTTCCTAAGATAATGACGGATCATTTCACAGGAAATTATTATTACCATGATGATTGGCATTCTACGTCATCTTACGCCCATTTATACAATGGCCCATTAGGGAGCGGGCATGGGCATCTTAGTTTATGCCACATTGATGTCACACTTGGTGGTGATAATATCTTGGTAGATAGCGGACGTCTAACTTACGTCGAGTCACCGCTTAGATATTTATTAAAAGAAGCACCGCAACACAATACCGTTGTGATAAATAGTCATTCATTTGGTGAGGTCGTGGATTCATGGGGGTTTGAAGCTGTTCCAACAAGTTTATCTAACCGTGTCTATGAAGATGATTGTTTTTGGGCCGTAAGAAGTGCGTACATCGACACTCAAGTTAATGGAGATTTTAAAGTCGTGCGGACAGTATTATACATAAAAGAATTAGATAGTTTTATCATTTTAGATCAGGTTGTTGATATAGGAGAGAATGCATTTTCTAATATGACGCGCTATTTTAATTTAAATCCAAAGATAAAAGCACGACAAGAACAGGATCATGTTAGCTTGGATATAAAAAATAAGCGATATTATGCCTATTTCAGTGAAGAATCAATGCATGTAGAAGAAAGTTTTTTTGCCCCAACATACAATGATTTAGTTGTTAATGAAAAAATTGTAGTAACAAGTAGTCAACCAACTCAATATACTGTTCTGACTAAATACAGTAATGCTGTAGTCAAAGAAACCACAGTACAAAAAACTGATAATAAGTTATGCTCAGAGGAAAAATGTTACGGAATGGCAATCACAATAGATGGACAAGAGTGGTTGATTTATTCGATGATTGAAGACACTTATTCAGGTCACAAATTATATAAAATAGATGGACATCCAGTCTATGGACAATTCGGTGTTGTGAAAATAGATAGAAACAATGAAGAGAATTATATGAGATTGTTTTAA
- a CDS encoding phosphomannomutase/phosphoglucomutase produces MTDLNQLQNGSDIRGIAITAEGYTANLEQQQVERIAKGIITWLKQEKGVTHTPITIAIGQDSRLSGESIKQWLIDAFMTEDIHVIDVGLSTTPAMFMATQFPEFNADCGIMITASHLPFYYNGIKLFTKDGGAEHEDIEFILEHAPETFEKTNVVGHVEEKEVLSAYSKDLVDKIIAQTQSDKPLEGFKIVLDAGNGAGGFFAEKVLETLGADTTGSQFLDPDGHFPNHIPNPDNKEAMASIKEAVLANHADLGVIFDTDVDRAAVVDKSGEVINRNNLIAVLATIVLNDYPGATIVTNSPTSSHLKTFIEGLNGKQVRYLCGYRNVINKGIELNSQGIDVPLSIETSGHAAFKENYFLDDGAYVVAKILMLLPKLKQQNLELSDLIADLKQPAETTEVRFKISGADYKLLGESIIDAMHDLVAETPGFIIDMDNEEGIRTTVFDHFGQGWFLLRMSLHEPLLVLQVENDVDGKNKAVLETLLSFFSRYDFLNTDQLNKELEG; encoded by the coding sequence ATGACAGACTTGAATCAATTACAAAATGGATCTGACATACGTGGGATTGCCATTACAGCAGAAGGATATACAGCAAATCTTGAACAACAACAGGTGGAGAGAATCGCTAAAGGGATTATCACTTGGTTGAAACAGGAAAAAGGTGTCACACATACACCGATTACCATCGCGATTGGTCAAGATAGTCGTTTATCAGGTGAGTCAATCAAACAATGGTTAATTGATGCGTTTATGACTGAAGATATTCACGTGATTGATGTTGGTCTATCTACAACACCAGCAATGTTTATGGCAACACAATTTCCAGAATTTAATGCCGATTGTGGCATCATGATTACAGCTAGCCATTTACCGTTTTACTATAATGGTATTAAATTATTTACTAAAGATGGTGGAGCAGAGCATGAAGATATTGAGTTTATTTTAGAACATGCCCCAGAAACGTTTGAAAAAACAAACGTTGTAGGCCATGTAGAAGAAAAAGAAGTGTTATCAGCTTACTCTAAAGATTTAGTTGATAAAATTATTGCCCAAACGCAAAGTGATAAACCGCTTGAAGGGTTTAAAATCGTGCTAGATGCTGGAAATGGAGCAGGTGGATTTTTTGCCGAGAAGGTATTAGAAACACTAGGGGCAGATACAACTGGAAGCCAATTTTTAGATCCTGATGGTCATTTTCCAAATCATATTCCTAATCCTGACAATAAAGAAGCAATGGCAAGTATTAAAGAAGCCGTATTAGCAAACCATGCTGATTTAGGGGTGATTTTTGATACTGATGTGGACCGTGCTGCTGTAGTGGACAAATCAGGTGAAGTCATTAACCGAAATAATCTGATAGCGGTATTAGCAACGATTGTATTAAATGACTATCCTGGAGCAACGATTGTGACGAATTCTCCTACATCAAGTCACTTAAAAACATTTATTGAAGGTTTAAATGGAAAACAAGTGCGCTACCTTTGTGGGTATCGTAATGTGATAAATAAAGGGATTGAGCTAAACTCACAAGGGATTGATGTGCCATTATCAATCGAAACAAGTGGGCATGCTGCGTTTAAGGAGAACTACTTTTTAGATGATGGGGCATATGTGGTAGCTAAAATATTAATGTTACTACCCAAATTAAAACAACAAAATTTAGAATTAAGTGATTTAATTGCTGACTTAAAACAACCAGCTGAAACAACTGAAGTACGTTTCAAAATAAGTGGAGCAGATTATAAATTATTAGGTGAATCAATCATTGATGCGATGCATGATTTAGTGGCAGAAACACCAGGATTTATCATTGATATGGACAATGAAGAAGGCATTCGTACGACAGTTTTTGATCACTTTGGTCAAGGATGGTTTTTACTAAGAATGAGTTTGCATGAGCCATTACTCGTTCTTCAAGTAGAAAATGATGTCGATGGTAAAAATAAAGCAGTCTTAGAAACATTACTATCATTTTTCTCTCGTTACGATTTTTTAAATACAGACCAATTAAACAAAGAACTTGAGGGGTAA
- a CDS encoding arginine repressor, which produces MNKETRQSILKKVISENNIENQSELIKCLEKENVRTTQSTISRDMRELNIIKSHNSSGRSYYRILDDYTSTEKKLTDEERLKNVIRETGVSLVQIEFINVLTVLPGNGQLLGVLIDSFRQSFSEIVACVAGDDTILILSKSKEDAEIVNDYFKQFVPEKK; this is translated from the coding sequence GTGAATAAAGAGACACGACAATCTATTTTAAAAAAAGTAATATCAGAGAATAACATTGAAAATCAATCTGAGTTGATTAAATGTCTAGAAAAAGAAAATGTCCGTACAACTCAGTCAACTATATCAAGAGATATGCGTGAGTTAAATATTATAAAAAGTCATAATTCTAGCGGTCGGTCGTATTATCGTATTTTGGATGATTATACGTCTACAGAAAAGAAATTGACAGATGAAGAACGTTTGAAAAATGTCATCAGAGAAACAGGTGTATCATTGGTTCAAATAGAATTTATCAATGTGTTGACAGTGTTACCTGGTAATGGTCAACTGTTAGGTGTATTGATTGATAGCTTTAGACAGTCGTTTTCTGAGATAGTTGCATGTGTTGCGGGAGATGACACAATTTTAATATTATCAAAATCAAAAGAAGATGCTGAAATCGTGAATGATTACTTCAAACAGTTTGTACCAGAGAAAAAATAA
- a CDS encoding SIS domain-containing protein, with product MLDWTNQQLEEIGAVITTNEIKQQPELWNETLEIFNSHKESLMAFLEGFKKETTEKIRVIFTGAGTSAYVGDVVKPHLTRYGNTSDFIFEAIPTTDIVSAPLNYFKEDSPTLLVSFARSGNSPESAATIDLANQVVKNVKHLIISCAPEGKLAVNAKDDKNSFVMLMPTRSNDQGFAMTGSFSCMTLAALLIFDLVHTDHELIVSTMVNMGKQVVTMEDTLSNVVAQDFNRVVYLGSESLSGLTREAQLKLLELTAGKIATVFDSSLGFRHGPKSFVDDKTLVFGFVSNDTYTSQYDVDILEEINGNAIAVETIALSQNKTQYSGKNISLTNDYQLADGFLALPLVMIAQIIALLTSVKVKNKPDTPSPTGTVNRVVQGVTIHPFN from the coding sequence ATGTTAGATTGGACCAACCAACAGTTAGAAGAGATAGGTGCAGTGATTACTACAAATGAAATTAAGCAACAACCAGAATTATGGAATGAAACACTTGAAATTTTTAATTCTCATAAAGAAAGTTTAATGGCTTTTTTAGAAGGGTTTAAAAAAGAAACAACTGAAAAAATTCGTGTGATTTTTACAGGAGCAGGAACGTCTGCATACGTGGGAGATGTTGTTAAACCACATTTAACACGTTATGGGAATACATCTGATTTTATTTTTGAAGCTATCCCAACAACTGATATCGTGTCAGCGCCTTTAAATTATTTTAAAGAAGATTCTCCAACGTTACTTGTGTCTTTTGCAAGAAGTGGGAATAGTCCTGAAAGTGCCGCGACGATAGATTTAGCCAATCAAGTTGTAAAAAATGTGAAGCATTTGATTATTAGTTGTGCTCCTGAGGGAAAACTTGCAGTTAATGCTAAAGATGATAAAAATTCTTTTGTTATGTTAATGCCAACTCGTTCGAATGATCAAGGGTTTGCTATGACAGGAAGTTTTTCTTGTATGACCTTGGCTGCTTTATTAATCTTTGATTTGGTTCACACTGATCACGAACTGATTGTATCAACGATGGTAAATATGGGAAAACAAGTAGTCACAATGGAAGATACGCTGTCTAATGTTGTAGCGCAAGATTTCAATCGAGTGGTTTATTTAGGATCTGAGAGTCTATCAGGCTTAACAAGAGAAGCTCAGTTGAAATTACTAGAATTAACAGCAGGAAAAATCGCGACAGTTTTTGATTCTTCATTAGGGTTTAGACACGGACCTAAATCATTTGTGGATGATAAAACATTAGTATTTGGGTTCGTTAGCAATGACACATACACTAGTCAGTATGATGTGGATATTTTGGAAGAAATTAATGGAAACGCTATAGCAGTCGAAACAATTGCTTTATCACAAAATAAAACACAATATAGCGGAAAAAATATATCGCTCACAAATGATTATCAATTGGCAGACGGATTTTTAGCGTTGCCTTTAGTGATGATTGCACAAATCATTGCCTTATTAACATCAGTGAAAGTTAAGAATAAACCAGACACACCATCACCCACAGGAACAGTTAATCGCGTTGTTCAAGGTGTTACGATTCATCCATTTAACTAA
- a CDS encoding PTS sugar transporter subunit IIA, with translation MFKVCIVGHGNFSSGVCSALKLLSGSNEQLHYFDLDHNLTHGEYEQQLTAFLIENDNVLIFADMTGGAPHQIATRLLLELGKKNQFILSSVSLNLILDLYMKNSMSILTTDNVSVELSNSMAESKEMLMVMPDISEEKVEDVSVTAEEGI, from the coding sequence ATGTTTAAAGTATGCATAGTCGGTCATGGGAATTTCTCGTCAGGTGTTTGTTCAGCCTTAAAATTATTATCAGGAAGTAATGAACAGTTACACTATTTTGATTTAGATCACAATTTAACTCATGGAGAGTACGAACAACAATTAACAGCCTTTTTAATAGAAAATGACAATGTCTTGATTTTTGCTGATATGACAGGGGGCGCACCTCATCAAATCGCAACACGTTTGTTATTAGAACTAGGTAAAAAAAATCAATTCATCTTATCTAGTGTGTCCTTAAATCTCATTTTAGATTTATACATGAAAAACAGCATGAGTATTTTAACGACAGATAATGTTTCTGTTGAGTTATCAAATAGTATGGCTGAAAGCAAAGAAATGTTGATGGTAATGCCTGATATTTCTGAAGAAAAAGTGGAAGATGTATCGGTTACTGCAGAAGAAGGTATCTAA
- a CDS encoding FUSC family protein, with protein MTYFKHLFNTRKTNDSFLCPLGAGLAMFITLLFAIALDNTLIVTIGIMGTFSYLHFQYTSVKQNFIYILGHGVSLYLAFTLGILSSYKTEMIPFLISNISFIGFITTKLFNVPKPDYFFILMLFATGTNLKNTHNVLQTSHYLLYGILGAIISGIIISLLLKLPLNQQVKTNNKLSVQDKYYIMIYKDPDIILKALHFSSIIFCSAYLSTLFNEQNGYWILITSVAILGGENMDDIKIRSHQRLIGSVVGLVLGVILINLHLPKIIIYLSVVLLNIGVVSFIPRNYAIANFFTNPQILLLSTLNSTSVNLLIVPYCLLTTLIGVFIVLILMYLFDYGLSISKKQY; from the coding sequence ATGACGTACTTTAAACATCTATTTAACACAAGAAAAACAAACGATTCCTTTCTCTGTCCTTTAGGAGCTGGATTGGCCATGTTTATCACACTTTTATTTGCTATCGCATTAGATAATACTTTGATTGTGACAATTGGTATTATGGGGACCTTCTCTTATTTGCATTTTCAATATACATCGGTTAAACAAAATTTTATTTATATATTAGGACACGGTGTTAGCTTGTACTTAGCATTTACACTAGGCATACTATCTAGTTATAAAACGGAAATGATTCCCTTCTTAATAAGCAACATCTCTTTTATCGGTTTTATTACAACGAAATTATTTAATGTTCCAAAACCTGATTACTTTTTTATTTTAATGTTATTTGCTACAGGAACTAACTTAAAGAATACTCATAATGTATTACAAACAAGTCATTATTTATTATACGGTATTTTAGGAGCTATTATTTCTGGTATCATTATTTCGTTATTATTAAAATTACCATTAAACCAACAAGTAAAAACTAATAATAAACTGAGTGTACAAGACAAGTATTATATTATGATCTATAAAGACCCTGATATTATATTAAAAGCATTGCATTTTTCTTCTATCATTTTCTGTTCAGCTTACCTTTCAACTCTGTTTAATGAGCAAAACGGCTATTGGATTTTAATTACTTCTGTCGCTATTTTAGGTGGAGAAAACATGGACGATATCAAAATCCGTTCCCACCAAAGATTGATTGGTAGTGTTGTCGGTTTAGTACTAGGTGTTATTTTAATTAACTTACATTTACCAAAAATCATTATCTATTTATCAGTTGTGTTACTAAATATTGGTGTTGTATCTTTCATACCAAGAAATTATGCCATCGCCAATTTTTTTACTAATCCACAAATCTTATTATTAAGTACCTTGAACTCTACCTCTGTCAACCTATTAATCGTACCTTACTGTTTACTTACTACTCTTATCGGTGTCTTCATTGTGTTAATACTCATGTATTTATTTGATTACGGGCTATCTATTTCAAAAAAACAATACTAA